The following proteins come from a genomic window of Polaribacter dokdonensis:
- a CDS encoding tetratricopeptide repeat protein: MIKKQHFITLFFLFLSLLICGQEVSEIELEINQLFKKVYESGRDTEQAISYGKEILQLSEKHNLPEFKIRAYLLLGSVNSRNRKFEESIGYYYKAKSLAKSTNNDEWFFKANQNIANLHLRTSYLDSALYYFNRSVVYSEKIQNNFQIATSRMGLANTYFRLNELDSALVNFKKSNAKIEGITDPRFKNQSGRLFGNNYIRIGEICFLKEDYDCAIKNAELSLAIAEKYNIPHIYKTSYSLLGRTYSKLGNTDKAEEYFDLQLNLDVQKINPKDIIVTEPRNSKIISERNYELDKSIKKTVDKKKFYQSGLFISLLIVVVLFIGLLYYINQKRAIEKEFLVIQEELDTLKAQKEPAAKEQNFIKLKSNAVINVAEILYVKSDGHYVEYYLSNKERPEIDRNTLIDVTKELPSDTFVRMHRSYIVNIYKIKIINSTKLMLDNGVWLNLSRTYKQQLKDLLQKQVNY, translated from the coding sequence ATGATTAAAAAACAACATTTTATTACGCTATTCTTTCTGTTTTTGTCTTTGCTTATTTGCGGTCAGGAAGTTTCGGAAATAGAATTAGAGATAAATCAACTTTTTAAAAAGGTATATGAGTCTGGAAGAGATACAGAGCAGGCCATATCTTATGGAAAAGAAATTTTACAACTCTCTGAAAAACATAATCTACCAGAATTTAAAATAAGAGCTTATCTGCTTTTAGGTTCTGTAAATAGCAGAAATAGAAAGTTCGAAGAAAGTATTGGTTATTATTACAAAGCAAAATCTTTAGCAAAAAGCACTAATAATGATGAGTGGTTTTTTAAGGCAAACCAAAACATAGCCAATCTTCACTTAAGAACATCTTACCTAGATTCTGCATTGTATTATTTTAATAGATCTGTAGTGTATTCAGAGAAAATTCAGAATAACTTTCAGATTGCAACTTCTAGAATGGGTTTAGCCAATACTTATTTTAGATTGAATGAATTAGATTCTGCATTGGTGAATTTTAAAAAATCAAATGCTAAAATAGAAGGTATTACAGACCCAAGATTTAAAAATCAATCTGGAAGATTGTTTGGAAATAACTACATTAGAATTGGTGAAATTTGTTTTTTAAAGGAAGATTACGATTGTGCTATTAAAAACGCGGAATTGTCATTAGCAATTGCAGAAAAATATAATATTCCACATATTTATAAAACAAGCTATAGTCTTTTAGGCAGAACCTATAGTAAATTAGGAAATACGGACAAAGCAGAAGAATACTTTGATTTACAGTTAAATCTAGATGTACAAAAGATTAACCCAAAAGATATTATAGTTACAGAACCGCGAAATTCTAAAATAATTTCTGAACGTAATTATGAATTAGATAAAAGCATAAAAAAAACGGTAGATAAAAAGAAATTTTATCAATCAGGTTTGTTTATCAGTTTACTAATTGTAGTAGTATTATTTATAGGACTTCTTTATTACATCAATCAAAAAAGAGCTATAGAAAAAGAATTTTTGGTTATTCAAGAGGAATTAGACACACTTAAAGCACAGAAAGAACCTGCTGCTAAAGAACAAAATTTTATAAAATTAAAAAGTAATGCAGTAATTAATGTAGCTGAAATTTTATATGTAAAATCAGATGGACATTATGTAGAGTATTACTTATCTAACAAAGAAAGGCCAGAAATTGATAGAAATACCTTAATAGATGTTACAAAAGAACTTCCTTCAGATACATTTGTTAGAATGCATAGATCTTACATTGTAAATATATATAAGATTAAAATTATCAACTCTACAAAATTAATGTTAGACAATGGTGTCTGGTTAAACTTATCTAGAACGTACAAACAGCAATTAAAAGATTTACTTCAAAAACAGGTAAATTATTAG
- a CDS encoding response regulator transcription factor, whose translation METIYSSKYLQTTFELETNLLIQDWILSPNSLEEFKNEMLAFVRLHKIYKVKNTLWLQKNFSLELDSKTQLWLEDNVNIPILKYGNQKCAFVIGNDLYAHLTILESFDKCHSCIAPKHFVTEEKARKWLQEETVISKRFSKKRFFFDGLDDEDNLIIRMPSQDIKHTLKSLNTLLEKETFKTDHENKFNLLTSREKEIMMHISKRENHKSIAEKLFISIHTVRTHYKNIKAKLDFESNTELVRFINTYSF comes from the coding sequence ATGGAAACTATCTATTCAAGTAAATATTTACAAACCACTTTTGAGTTAGAAACGAACTTATTAATTCAAGATTGGATTTTATCACCCAACTCTTTAGAGGAATTTAAAAATGAAATGCTGGCCTTTGTTCGTTTGCATAAAATTTACAAGGTTAAAAATACACTTTGGTTACAAAAGAATTTTAGTTTAGAATTAGATTCAAAAACGCAACTTTGGTTAGAAGACAATGTAAACATTCCTATTTTAAAATATGGAAATCAAAAATGTGCATTTGTAATTGGTAACGATTTATATGCTCATCTAACCATTTTAGAATCTTTTGATAAATGCCACTCATGTATAGCCCCAAAACATTTTGTAACAGAAGAAAAAGCTAGAAAATGGCTGCAAGAAGAAACAGTGATTTCTAAAAGATTTTCTAAAAAACGTTTCTTTTTTGATGGTTTAGATGATGAAGACAACTTGATCATTAGAATGCCATCACAAGACATAAAACATACTTTAAAATCTTTAAATACGCTTTTAGAGAAAGAAACTTTTAAAACAGATCATGAGAATAAATTTAACTTGCTAACAAGCAGAGAAAAAGAAATTATGATGCATATATCTAAGAGAGAAAATCATAAAAGTATTGCAGAAAAGCTGTTTATTTCTATACATACAGTTAGAACTCATTATAAAAATATTAAAGCTAAATTAGATTTTGAAAGCAATACAGAATTAGTAAGATTCATAAACACCTATAGTTTTTAG
- a CDS encoding ATP-binding protein: MKNHISVQRIFQQIKADAIGKDSHRGITLTYAWLANQFGHISLGFIPSFLVYQFSEISAFKSALYVSLFWFCFELYNFLGPLLLKKESKSDAVYIPKKTSYKFKPKWLNVAFDTFTDVCFFVFGATLFYLSMNGFDNKAINIFLVCLLVYLLIAGRYWFITKMYQFYARFPFQFRLSQWDFTINKNQKGIVDQFLASKDLGNHLLIYGNLNTGKTSLGVGILNELSIKNYACLYVNAIKLYNYFFKDENDVLEAHEIWDWRGAEFLMIDDINPTDPIKEELIKPDKLLSFIDNFGKVNCNNRNTLKNKNVIWVLGNRNNSQEKPIDNWKQMLISMNVDKAKISTINL, translated from the coding sequence ATGAAAAACCATATTTCAGTTCAGAGAATTTTTCAGCAAATAAAGGCAGATGCTATAGGTAAAGACTCACATAGAGGAATTACTTTAACTTATGCTTGGTTAGCAAACCAATTTGGGCATATTTCCCTGGGTTTTATTCCGTCTTTTTTAGTGTATCAATTTTCTGAAATAAGTGCTTTTAAATCGGCTTTGTATGTGAGTCTTTTTTGGTTTTGTTTTGAATTGTATAATTTTTTAGGACCATTGTTATTAAAAAAAGAATCGAAATCAGATGCTGTATATATTCCTAAAAAAACATCTTATAAATTTAAGCCAAAGTGGCTAAATGTTGCTTTTGATACTTTTACAGATGTGTGCTTTTTTGTTTTTGGAGCCACATTATTTTATTTAAGTATGAATGGATTTGATAATAAAGCAATAAATATTTTTCTTGTTTGTCTGTTAGTGTATTTATTAATTGCAGGCAGATATTGGTTTATTACCAAAATGTATCAATTTTATGCACGATTTCCTTTTCAATTTAGACTTAGTCAATGGGATTTTACAATCAATAAAAATCAAAAAGGAATTGTAGATCAATTTTTAGCATCCAAAGATTTAGGAAATCATTTACTAATTTATGGGAATTTAAATACAGGTAAAACCAGTTTGGGTGTTGGTATTTTAAACGAATTGAGCATTAAAAATTATGCTTGTCTTTATGTGAATGCAATAAAACTATACAACTACTTTTTTAAGGATGAGAATGATGTGTTAGAAGCTCATGAAATCTGGGATTGGAGAGGTGCAGAATTTTTAATGATTGATGATATTAATCCAACAGATCCTATAAAAGAAGAACTAATAAAGCCAGACAAACTACTATCTTTCATAGATAATTTTGGAAAAGTGAATTGTAATAATAGAAATACTTTAAAAAATAAAAATGTAATTTGGGTTTTAGGAAATAGAAACAATTCTCAAGAAAAACCTATAGATAATTGGAAACAAATGCTAATTTCAATGAATGTTGATAAAGCTAAAATTAGTACAATTAATTTGTAG
- a CDS encoding LuxR C-terminal-related transcriptional regulator codes for MKSEFGKYTRERVSDIPFDAADPLYTEYKEKVPQFMGQAVYIYSFVKQRMVFAYGWEDLLGYKDDEITLYKIVSSTSKRHFNFSNELNDKALQYLKTIDKDLDKYSFTIEVEKKHKNGDIIPLFSRVGIYKSHNGTILEVIGISERIHSRKLGNIMQYAAFGPETSGFEESLNKELFNEFRISRREKEALELASKGLAFKEIANKLNVSQSAIEKRIIPLYKRFKVNSLPHLISFSYDNHIL; via the coding sequence ATGAAAAGTGAGTTTGGTAAATATACTAGAGAAAGAGTTTCTGACATCCCTTTTGATGCAGCAGACCCTTTATACACAGAGTATAAAGAGAAGGTTCCTCAATTTATGGGGCAGGCTGTCTACATCTACTCTTTTGTAAAACAACGTATGGTATTTGCTTATGGTTGGGAAGACTTACTTGGCTATAAAGATGATGAAATTACATTGTACAAAATTGTAAGTTCTACCTCTAAAAGACACTTTAATTTCTCTAATGAATTAAATGACAAAGCTTTACAATATTTAAAAACAATAGACAAAGATTTAGACAAATATAGCTTTACCATTGAAGTTGAAAAAAAACATAAAAACGGAGATATAATTCCGTTATTTTCTAGAGTTGGTATCTACAAATCTCACAATGGAACTATTTTAGAAGTAATAGGGATATCAGAAAGAATACATTCTAGAAAATTAGGAAACATAATGCAATATGCTGCTTTTGGCCCAGAGACATCTGGATTTGAAGAAAGCTTAAATAAAGAACTTTTTAATGAGTTTCGAATTTCTAGAAGAGAAAAAGAGGCTTTAGAATTGGCTTCTAAAGGTTTGGCATTTAAAGAGATTGCAAATAAACTAAATGTAAGTCAGTCTGCTATAGAAAAAAGAATAATTCCTTTATACAAAAGGTTTAAAGTCAATAGTTTACCTCATTTAATTAGTTTTTCTTACGACAATCACATATTGTAA
- a CDS encoding efflux RND transporter permease subunit has translation MNFWTKVAGIILRNRYLVLLGIAIITALLASQMKYMKFSYTEANLLPENHEANLEYNKFLEVFGEEGNLVILGIKDSTVFTPEKFNAWNSLVNKFNDLEEIDFTLSIADVQKLKADRQQRKFILEPLYENEPSTTEEVQNIKKQLFEKLPFYDNLLFNKETGTLQTAIYIKKEIINTPKRRDFIFNTLIPIIEQFEEDHNVDVRISGMPYIRTLNAQNIQDEIILFVGGALLITAVIFFFFFRSYRATFITLLVVMVGVTWAFGFIGLFRFEITVLSALIPPLIIVIGVPNAVFLINKYQQEIKKHGQQAKALQRVISKIGNATLMTNITTASGFATFVFVKSSLLREFGILASVNIVSIFILALLIIPIIYSFMPLPKKKHLNHLERRWIENVVNWMEQTVKNQRIAIYFATVLVIVLGIIGVYKIRVSGSLIEDMPKSMGFYKDIKFFEKEFGGIMPLEIFIDTKKEKGVMKLSTLKKMDELNETIETFPELSKPISVVNLVKYSKQAYYKGNPKYYQLPTSQEQSYIFSYTKNSNSDAGMLNTFVDSTGRYARITTFMKDIGTDKMDVIQERLKAVIAKEFPAEKYSVSITGKALVFIKGTNYLINNLVFSLSLAILLIALFMAWMFRSPQMILISLIPNILPLLITAGLMGFLDIPIKPSTILVFSIAFGISVDDTIHFLAKYRQELMSNKWKIKPSVYAALRETGVSMFYTSIVLFFGFLVFTLSSFGGTIALGGLVSVTLLLAMVSNLLLLPSLLLTFEKKIANKKVFREPAMKIIPPKDLEEPSK, from the coding sequence ATGAATTTTTGGACTAAAGTTGCAGGTATCATCTTAAGAAACCGTTATTTGGTTTTACTTGGCATTGCAATAATTACTGCATTATTAGCTTCGCAAATGAAATATATGAAATTTTCATATACAGAAGCTAATTTGTTACCCGAAAATCATGAAGCAAATTTAGAATACAACAAATTTTTAGAGGTTTTTGGTGAAGAAGGTAATCTAGTAATTTTAGGAATTAAAGATTCTACTGTTTTTACACCAGAAAAATTTAATGCTTGGAATAGCCTTGTTAATAAATTTAATGATTTAGAAGAAATAGATTTTACCCTTTCTATAGCAGATGTTCAAAAACTGAAAGCAGATCGTCAACAAAGAAAATTTATATTAGAACCTTTATATGAAAATGAACCTTCTACAACAGAAGAAGTTCAAAACATAAAAAAACAACTATTTGAGAAGTTACCTTTCTATGATAACCTGTTATTTAATAAAGAAACTGGTACTTTACAAACTGCCATTTACATTAAAAAAGAAATTATAAATACTCCAAAAAGGAGAGATTTTATTTTCAACACCTTAATACCTATAATAGAACAATTTGAAGAGGATCATAATGTAGATGTTCGCATTTCTGGTATGCCCTATATTAGAACCTTGAATGCACAAAATATTCAAGATGAAATTATATTATTTGTTGGTGGTGCACTTTTAATTACAGCAGTTATCTTTTTCTTCTTTTTTAGATCTTACAGAGCCACCTTTATTACACTTTTGGTTGTAATGGTTGGTGTAACTTGGGCATTTGGTTTTATAGGTTTATTTCGTTTTGAAATTACAGTATTATCGGCTTTAATACCTCCTTTAATTATTGTTATTGGGGTACCCAATGCTGTGTTTTTAATTAATAAATATCAACAGGAGATTAAAAAACATGGGCAACAAGCAAAAGCTTTACAACGTGTAATTTCTAAAATTGGTAATGCTACTTTAATGACCAATATTACAACTGCATCTGGATTTGCAACCTTTGTTTTTGTAAAAAGTTCGCTTTTACGTGAATTCGGAATTTTAGCTTCAGTAAATATTGTAAGCATCTTTATACTTGCTTTATTGATAATTCCAATTATATATAGTTTTATGCCTTTACCTAAGAAAAAGCATTTAAACCACTTAGAAAGAAGGTGGATAGAAAATGTGGTAAATTGGATGGAGCAAACTGTAAAAAACCAAAGAATTGCCATTTATTTTGCAACAGTACTAGTAATTGTTTTAGGTATTATTGGCGTATATAAAATTAGGGTTTCTGGTAGTTTAATAGAAGATATGCCTAAAAGTATGGGCTTCTATAAAGATATTAAATTCTTCGAAAAAGAGTTTGGTGGTATTATGCCTTTAGAAATTTTTATTGATACAAAAAAAGAAAAAGGTGTCATGAAATTATCTACGCTAAAAAAGATGGATGAGCTGAATGAAACCATTGAAACTTTTCCTGAATTATCGAAACCAATTTCTGTTGTAAACCTAGTAAAATACTCTAAACAAGCTTACTATAAAGGTAATCCTAAATATTATCAGTTACCTACTAGCCAAGAGCAAAGCTATATATTTTCCTATACCAAAAACTCAAATTCTGATGCTGGTATGTTAAATACCTTTGTAGATTCTACTGGACGTTATGCAAGAATAACAACCTTTATGAAAGATATTGGTACAGATAAAATGGATGTTATACAAGAAAGATTAAAAGCGGTTATTGCTAAAGAATTCCCTGCTGAAAAATATTCTGTATCTATTACTGGTAAAGCTTTAGTATTCATTAAAGGAACTAATTACTTAATCAATAACTTAGTGTTTTCACTATCATTAGCAATATTATTAATTGCATTATTTATGGCTTGGATGTTTAGATCGCCTCAAATGATTTTAATATCCTTAATACCTAACATATTACCACTATTAATAACAGCAGGACTTATGGGCTTCTTAGACATTCCTATAAAACCCTCTACTATATTGGTATTTAGTATTGCATTTGGTATATCTGTAGATGACACCATACATTTCTTAGCAAAATACAGGCAGGAATTAATGTCTAATAAATGGAAGATTAAACCTTCTGTATATGCTGCTTTACGTGAAACAGGTGTAAGTATGTTTTACACTTCTATAGTATTGTTTTTTGGGTTTTTAGTTTTTACACTATCAAGTTTTGGAGGCACAATTGCTTTAGGAGGTTTAGTTTCAGTTACGCTTTTATTAGCAATGGTATCTAACTTATTACTTTTACCTTCTTTACTTTTAACATTCGAAAAGAAAATTGCAAACAAAAAAGTGTTTAGAGAACCTGCAATGAAGATTATACCACCAAAAGACTTAGAAGAGCCTAGTAAATAA
- the frr gene encoding ribosome recycling factor — MNEEIEFILDTAKEAMNNAITHLEKELVSIRAGRATPAMLSTVMVDYYGAQTPLSQVANVNTPDARTLSIQPWEKSMLQPIEKAIQIANLGLNPMNNGDLIMINVPPLTEERRKGLAKQAKAEAEHAKVGVRNARKDANNDIKKVEISDDMKKIAEDDVQKLTDTYVKNIDEKLAVKEKEIMTI; from the coding sequence ATGAACGAAGAAATTGAATTTATATTAGATACTGCCAAAGAAGCTATGAATAATGCAATTACGCATTTAGAGAAAGAATTAGTTTCAATTAGAGCTGGTAGAGCTACACCTGCAATGTTAAGTACAGTTATGGTAGATTATTATGGTGCACAAACACCATTAAGTCAAGTAGCAAATGTAAATACTCCAGATGCTAGAACTCTAAGCATACAACCTTGGGAGAAAAGCATGCTACAGCCTATAGAAAAAGCAATTCAGATTGCTAATCTTGGTTTAAACCCAATGAATAATGGTGATTTAATTATGATAAATGTACCACCATTAACTGAAGAGCGTAGAAAAGGTTTAGCAAAACAAGCCAAAGCTGAAGCAGAACATGCAAAAGTTGGTGTTAGAAATGCTAGAAAAGATGCCAATAATGACATTAAAAAAGTAGAGATTTCTGATGATATGAAGAAAATAGCTGAAGATGATGTGCAAAAACTAACAGATACCTACGTAAAAAATATAGACGAAAAATTAGCTGTCAAAGAAAAAGAAATCATGACAATCTAA
- the pyrH gene encoding UMP kinase has product MQYKRVLLKLSGEALMGDRQYGIDPKRLAEYAKEIKEVVDKGIEVAIVIGGGNIFRGVAGAANGMDRVQGDHMGMLATCINGLALQSALEDEDVHTRLQTALEIKEVAEPYIKRKAIRHLEKGRVVIFGAGTGNPYFTTDTAAVLRAIEIHADAILKGTRVDGVYDADPEKVKDAVKFESITFKDVINKGLKVMDMTAFTLSEENKLPIIIFDMNTKGNLNRLVSGEKVGTIVEN; this is encoded by the coding sequence ATGCAATACAAAAGAGTCCTTTTAAAATTAAGTGGAGAAGCATTGATGGGTGATCGTCAATATGGAATAGATCCTAAACGTCTTGCAGAATATGCAAAAGAAATTAAAGAGGTTGTAGATAAAGGTATTGAAGTTGCTATTGTAATTGGAGGTGGAAACATCTTTAGAGGTGTTGCTGGTGCAGCAAATGGTATGGATCGTGTTCAAGGAGATCATATGGGTATGTTAGCCACTTGTATAAATGGTTTGGCATTACAAAGTGCGTTAGAAGATGAAGATGTGCACACACGTTTGCAAACTGCTTTAGAAATTAAAGAAGTTGCAGAGCCATATATAAAACGTAAGGCAATTCGTCACCTAGAAAAAGGTAGAGTTGTTATTTTTGGTGCAGGTACTGGAAATCCTTATTTTACAACAGATACTGCTGCTGTATTAAGAGCTATTGAAATTCATGCAGATGCAATTTTAAAAGGCACAAGAGTAGATGGAGTCTATGATGCAGACCCTGAGAAAGTTAAAGATGCTGTTAAGTTTGAATCAATTACATTTAAAGATGTAATTAATAAAGGATTAAAAGTGATGGATATGACAGCTTTTACATTAAGTGAAGAAAATAAATTACCAATCATTATTTTTGATATGAACACTAAAGGAAACTTAAATAGATTAGTTTCAGGGGAAAAGGTTGGTACAATAGTAGAAAACTAA
- the tig gene encoding trigger factor has translation MNITKENVDALNAVVKVDIVADDYQAKVTEVLTDYRKKADIPGFRKGHVPMGMIKKQYGKSVMIDEVNKLIQDSLNKFLTEEKLDILGNPLPRVNENFNWDADTFTFEFELGLAPEFDVDLSAKNKIKQYNIVATDELIDEEVKNIQTRYGKMSALEEATEHSNVTGTFINEEAGINKKSTFLVNDLKGKKNEKKVIGAKIGDVIELGTKKLFEDDHKLQHILGVEHDVIHDLDVTVMLTVEDITKTEPADLDKELFDKLFVDGSVSTVTELREKIKEDAEKQFEQQGDQQLLNAVQEYLIENTKFDLPADFLKKWLATAGEKELTAEEAAAEYEKSEKGLRYQLIESKIMKDNDIKLDYKELVDYAKGFIRQQMAQFGNMNPEEKELDDIAGRILQNQDEAQKLQGQLISQKLLAFFKENINFKTKEVTYEEFIKEVYK, from the coding sequence ATGAATATTACAAAAGAAAACGTAGATGCATTAAATGCAGTTGTAAAAGTTGATATTGTTGCAGATGACTATCAAGCAAAAGTAACAGAGGTTTTAACAGACTATCGTAAAAAAGCAGACATTCCAGGTTTTAGAAAAGGTCATGTGCCAATGGGAATGATTAAAAAGCAATATGGTAAATCTGTGATGATTGATGAAGTTAACAAACTTATACAAGATTCATTAAACAAATTTTTAACAGAAGAAAAGTTAGATATTTTAGGTAACCCATTACCAAGAGTAAATGAAAACTTTAATTGGGATGCAGATACTTTTACTTTCGAATTCGAATTAGGTTTAGCACCAGAATTTGATGTTGATTTATCAGCAAAAAATAAAATTAAGCAATACAATATTGTTGCAACTGATGAATTGATTGATGAAGAAGTAAAAAATATTCAGACTCGTTATGGAAAAATGAGTGCATTAGAAGAAGCAACAGAGCACTCTAATGTAACTGGTACTTTCATAAATGAAGAAGCAGGTATTAATAAAAAATCTACTTTCTTAGTTAATGATTTAAAAGGTAAGAAAAACGAGAAAAAAGTAATAGGTGCTAAAATTGGAGATGTTATTGAGTTAGGTACTAAAAAACTTTTCGAAGACGATCATAAATTACAACACATTTTAGGAGTAGAGCATGATGTTATTCATGACTTAGATGTTACAGTTATGTTAACTGTAGAAGATATTACAAAAACAGAACCAGCAGATTTAGACAAAGAATTGTTTGACAAACTTTTTGTTGATGGGAGCGTTTCTACTGTAACTGAATTAAGAGAAAAAATTAAGGAAGATGCAGAAAAGCAATTTGAGCAACAAGGAGATCAGCAATTACTAAATGCAGTTCAAGAGTACTTAATAGAAAACACCAAGTTTGATTTACCTGCAGATTTTCTTAAAAAATGGTTAGCAACAGCTGGCGAAAAAGAATTAACTGCTGAAGAAGCTGCTGCTGAGTACGAAAAATCTGAAAAAGGATTACGTTATCAATTAATCGAAAGTAAGATTATGAAGGATAATGACATCAAATTAGATTATAAAGAATTGGTAGATTATGCTAAAGGCTTTATTCGTCAACAAATGGCACAGTTTGGTAATATGAATCCAGAGGAGAAAGAATTAGATGATATTGCTGGTAGAATCTTACAAAATCAAGATGAAGCTCAAAAATTACAAGGGCAATTAATCAGTCAGAAATTATTGGCTTTCTTTAAAGAAAACATCAACTTCAAAACAAAAGAAGTTACTTACGAAGAGTTTATTAAAGAAGTATATAAATAG
- the clpP gene encoding ATP-dependent Clp endopeptidase proteolytic subunit ClpP encodes MNYGKEFEKYATKHHGISSTSYTKITSSLTPYIMEERQMNITQMDVFSRLMMDRIIFLGTGINDQVANIIQAQLLFLESVDANKDISIYINSPGGGVYAGLGIYDTMQFIKPDVATICTGMAASMGAVLMCAGEKGKRSALPHSRIMIHQPLGGAQGQASDIEITAREILKLKDELYAIIANHSGQTVEKVHNDSDRDYWMKANEAKEYGMIDEVLARK; translated from the coding sequence ATGAATTACGGAAAAGAGTTCGAAAAATACGCTACTAAACATCATGGAATTAGTAGTACTAGCTATACAAAAATCACAAGTAGTTTAACTCCATACATTATGGAAGAGCGCCAAATGAATATTACTCAAATGGATGTTTTTTCACGTTTAATGATGGATAGAATTATATTTCTTGGAACAGGAATTAATGATCAAGTAGCAAATATTATACAAGCACAATTATTGTTTTTAGAAAGCGTAGATGCTAATAAAGACATTTCTATTTACATCAATTCTCCAGGAGGAGGTGTTTATGCAGGTTTAGGTATTTATGATACTATGCAGTTTATAAAGCCAGATGTTGCAACAATTTGTACAGGTATGGCTGCTTCAATGGGAGCTGTTTTAATGTGTGCAGGAGAAAAAGGTAAACGTTCAGCTTTACCACATTCAAGAATTATGATTCACCAGCCTTTAGGAGGTGCTCAAGGTCAGGCTTCAGATATAGAAATTACGGCTAGAGAAATCTTAAAGTTAAAAGATGAATTGTATGCTATTATAGCAAATCATTCAGGGCAAACTGTAGAAAAAGTTCACAATGATTCTGATAGAGATTATTGGATGAAAGCCAATGAAGCCAAAGAATATGGTATGATTGATGAAGTTTTAGCAAGAAAATAA